A genomic region of Brachyhypopomus gauderio isolate BG-103 unplaced genomic scaffold, BGAUD_0.2 sc127, whole genome shotgun sequence contains the following coding sequences:
- the LOC143498948 gene encoding ATP-binding cassette sub-family E member 1 — protein sequence MADKNTRIAIVNHDKCKPKKCRQECKKSCPVVRMGKLCIEVTPQSKIVWISESLCIGCGICIKKCPFGALSIVNLPSNLEKETTHRYCANSFKLHRLPIPRPGEVLGLVGTNGIGKSTALKILAGKQKPNLGKYDAPPDWQEILAYFRGSELQNYFTKILEDDLKAIVKPQYVDQIPKTVKGSVGAILSRKDDTKSEEIVCGQLDLLHLRDRNVEDLSGGELQRFACAVVCIQRADIFMFDEPSSYLDVKQRLRAAITIRSLISPDRYIIVVEHDLSVLDYLSDFICCLYGVPSAYGVVTMPFSVREGINIFLDGYVPTENLRFRETSLVFKVAETAAEEEVKKMCRYQYPDMKKSMGDFQLTITGGEFTDSEIMVMLGENGTGKTTFIRMLAGGLKPDGGGDVPILNVSYKPQKISPKFKGSVRALLHDKIRDAYTHPQFVTDVMKPMQIESIIDQDVQNLSGGELQRVALALCLGKPADVYLIDEPSAYLDSEQRLMAARVVKRFILHAKKTAFVVEHDFIMATYLADRVIVFDGIPSRNTCANSPQNLLAGMNKFLAQLEITFRRDPNNFRPRINKLNSIKDVEQKKSGNYFFLDD from the exons ATGGCCGATAAAAACACGAGAATCGCCATCGTCAACCATGACAAGTGTAAACCGAAGAAATGCAGACAAGAGTGTAAGAAGAGCTGCCCGGTGGTGCGCATGG GTAAGCTGTGTATTGAAGTGACGCCCCAGAGTAAGATTGTGTGGATCTCCGAGTCTCTGTGCATCGGCTGTGGTATCTGCATCAAG AAATGTCCGTTCGGCGCTCTGTCCATCGTAAACCTGCCGAGTAATCTGGAGAAGGAAACCACGCACAGATACTGCGCCAATTCCTTCAAACTGCACAG GTTGCCCATCCCACGTCCTGGAGAGGTGCTGGGTCTCGTGGGCACCAATGGGATTGGCAAGTCCACTGCCCTGAAAATCCTGGCAGGGAAACAGAAGCCCAACCTGGGCAAATACGAC GCTCCCCCGGACTGGCAGGAGATCCTGGCCTACTTCAGAGGTTCTGAGCTGCAGAACTACTTCACCAAGATCCTGGAGGATGACCTAAAGGCCATCGTGAAGCCACAGTACGTGGACCAGATCCCCAAAACCGTCAAG GGGTCAGTAGGGGCCATTCTGAGCAGGAAGGATGACACGAAGTCAGAAGAGATAGTGTGTGGGCAGCTAG ATCTGCTGCACCTCCGGGACCGTAACGTGGAGGACCTTTCGGGTGGAGAGCTGCAGAGGTTTGCCTGTGCGGTGGTCTGCATCCAGCGAGCAGACAT TTTCATGTTCGACGAGCCGTCCAGCTACCTGGACGTGAAGCAGAGACTCCGAGCGGCCATCACCATTCGCTCCCTCATCTCGCCCGACCG gtacatCATCGTGGTTGAGCATGATCTGAGTGTGCTGGACTACCTGTCTGACTTCATCTGCTGTCTGTACGGAGTGCCCAGCGCGTACGGTGTGGTCACCATGCCATTCAGCGTCCGGGAAG GCATCAACATCTTTCTGGACGGCTACGTCCCGACGGAGAACCTGCGTTTCCGGGAGACCTCGCTGGTGTTCAAGGTGGCGGAGACGGCTGCggaggaggaggtgaagaagatGTGTCGGTACCAGTACCCCGACATGAAGAAGAGCATGGGAGACTTCCAGCTCACCATCACGGGCGGAGAGTTCACCGACTCCGAGATCATGGTCATGCTCGGGGAGAACG GAACTGGGAAGACGACGTTTATCCGAATGCTGGCAGGTGGCCTGAAACCAGATGGAGGAG GTGATGTGCCTATTCTGAACGTGAGTTACAAACCCCAGAAGATCAGCCCCAAGTTTAAG ggCAGTGTCCGTGCTCTGCTGCATGATAAGATCAGAGATGCGTACACACACCCCCAGTTCGTCACAGACGTCATGAAGCCCATGCAGATCGAGAGTATCATCGACCAGGAC gttcagAATCTGTCTGGTGGTGAGCTGCAGCGTGTTGCGTTAGCCCTGTGTTTGGGCAAGCCCGCAGACGTCTACCTGATCGACGAGCCGTCTGCCTACCTGGACTCAGAGCAGCGTCTCATGGCAGCCAGAGTCGTCAAAAG GTTCATTCTCCATGCGAAGAAGACCGCGTTCGTGGTGGAGCACGACTTCATCATGGCCACCTACCTGGCTGATCGCGTCATCGTGTTCGATGGGATTCCCTCCAGGAACACCTGCGCCAACTC gccaCAGAATCTGCTGGCTGGCATGAACAAGTTCCTGGCACAGCTGGAGATCACCTTCAGGAGAGACCCCAACAACTTCAGACCAAGAATCAACAAGCTAAACTCCATTAaa GACGTGGAACAAAAGAAAAGTGGGAACTACTTCTTCCTGGACGactaa
- the LOC143498959 gene encoding anaphase-promoting complex subunit 10, whose translation MAAATKTPPGADPKQLERTGTVREIGSQAVWSLSSCKPGFGVDQLRDDNLETYWQSDGSQPHLVNIQFRRKTTVKMLCIYADYKSDESYTPSKISVRVGNNFHNLMEIRQLEMVEPSGWIHIPLLDLVNNPIRTFMIQIAVLANHQNGRDTHMRQIKVYTPVEESSIGKFPRCTTADFMMYRTIR comes from the exons ATGGCGGCCGCCACTAAGACGCCCCCTGGCGCCGACCCCAAGCAGCTGGAGCGCACCGGCACCGTCCGCGAGATCGGCTCTCAAGCCGTGTGGTCGCTGTCGTCGTGCAAACCTG gtttTGGAGTTGATCAGCTGAGGGATGATAATCTGGAGACGTattggcaatctgatggatctCAGCCTCACCTGGTCAACATCCAGTTCAG GAGGAAGACCACGGTGAAGATGCTGTGCATTTATGCGGATTATAAATCCGACGAGAGCTACACTCCCAGCAAGATCTCGGTGAGGGTGGGGAACAACTTTCATAACTTAATGGAGATCCGG CAGCTGGAGATGGTGGAGCCCAGTGGCTGGATCCACATCCCCCTACTGGACCTGGTGAACAACCCCATCAGGACCTTCATGATCCAGATCGCCGTGCTGGCCAACCACCAGAACGGGCGTGACACGCACATGCGCCAGATTAAAGTCTACACTCCTGTGGAGGAGAGCTCCATCGGCAAGTTCCCGCGATGCACCACGGCAGACTTCATGATGTACCGCACCATCAGGTGA
- the LOC143498967 gene encoding uncharacterized protein LOC143498967, producing MAKYRVYKHILAALLCLCVVKSEGKTTQPHPSPTPLTSSHDNISTTVLTTSTNSSDTTQDITPSIEGTNDPENNTSSDDDDFSFTEAPNEIIPSTTSSKEVTTEKKDSKAVDEKNGSTAIAVDEKNGSTAIVVDRDNKGSTATGIVFLILILIFIIILVIILYILWKKGRSYSFDLTYHANDHDTPLRSMEQGGTFEQSIKESEAVQDYIQDEKPQEGSPVANGHAVETDPTHGDTEQTSSSDVIASLNLLEEDSFLSDTSLTPPMKKVEFNLDLDLIGRDSELASSAPDDTSESQQNENNNNVTNAGNDMDVFTEINLDEAQ from the exons ATGGCAAAATACCGTGTTTACAAACATATTCTTG CGGCCctgctgtgcttgtgtgtggtaAAGAGTGAGGGGAaaaccacccaaccccaccccagcCCCACACCGTTGACCTCATCCCATGACAACATCTCCACCACTGTCCTCACGACCAGCACAAACAGTTCAGACACCACCCAAGATATCACACCCAGCATCGAGGGGACAAATGATCCTGAGAATAATACGTCCAGCGATGACGACGATTTCAGCTTCACTGAAGCCCCTAACGAGATCATTCCCAGCACTACTTCATCTAAAG AGGTGACtactgaaaaaaaagattcaaaaG ctgtggatgAAAAAAACGGTTCAACAGCAATAG ctgtggatgAAAAAAACGGTTCAACAGCAATAG tggtggATCGTGACAACAAGGGTTCAACAGCAACAG GGATTGTTTTTCTTATCCTCATCCTGATCTTCATCATCATTCTTGTCATCATTCTCTACATTCTTTGGAAGAAAGGACGG agctaCTCCTTTGACCTGACCTATCATGCCAATGACCATGACACTCCGCTGCGCAGCATGGAACAGGGGGGCACCTTTGAGCAATCCATCAAAG AATCAGAGGCAGTTCAAGACTACATTCAGGATGAAAAGCCCCAGGAAGGCAGTCCAGTAGCCAATGGGCACGCAGTGGAAACGGATCCCACACATGGAGATACTGAACAAACCTCCTCATCTG ATGTAATTGCATCATTGAATCTTCTAGAAGAAGACAGCTTCTTGTCCGACACTAGTCTGACTCCACCCATGAAGAAGGTGGAGTTTAATCTGGACCTAGATCTGATTGGCAGAGATTCTGAACTGGCATCTTCAGCTCCAGATGACACTAGTGAATCACAACAaaacgaaaacaacaacaacgtcACAAATGCTG GGAATGATATGGATGTCTTCACTGAAATTAATTTGGATGAGGCACAGTAA
- the LOC143498968 gene encoding RING finger protein 150-like translates to MPVSVTQACRSLALCAWLVCPWLARLPCLDMTMAEKEEWYTAFVNVTYVDPLTSQVRAERSECGRYGEHSPKREAKGLLVTSLSPHERHACDPRARFAVPARGAPWIALITEGNCTYRDKIRHAASQNASAVVVFSVGASGANDTITMPHQGTGDVVAIMIPEPKGRELVMLLERNITVHMHITIGTRNLQKYVSRTSVVFVSISFIILMIISLAWLVFYYIQRFRYANARDRNQR, encoded by the exons ATGCCGGTGTCCGTGACGCAGGCGTGCCGCAGCCTGGCGCTGTGCGCGTGGCTCGTGTGCCCGTGGCTCGCGCGTCTGCCCTGCCTGGACATGACGATGGCCGAGAAGGAGGAGTGGTACACCGCCTTCGTCAACGTCACCTACGTGGACCCGCTCACGTCGCAGGTGCGCGCGGAGAGGAGCGAGTGCGGCCGCTACGGCGAACACTCGCCCAAGCGCGAGGCCAAGGGGCTGCTGGTGACGTCGCTGTCGCCGCACGAGCGCCACGCGTGCGACCCGCGCGCCAGGTTCGCCGTGCCCGCGCGCGGGGCGCCGTGGATCGCGCTGATCACCGAGGGCAACTGCACGTACCGGGACAAGATCCGCCACGCGGCGAGCCAGAACGCGTCGGCCGTGGTCGTGTTCAGCGTGGGCGCGTCCGGCGCCAACGACACCATCACGATGCCGCATCAAG gtaCCGGTGATGTGGTAGCAATCATGATTCCTGAGCCTAAAGGTCGTGAGTTGGTGATGTTACTGGAGCGTAACATCACGGTGCACATGCACATCACCATAGGAACACGCAACCTGCAGAAATACGTCAGCCGCACCTCCGTGGTCTTCGTCTCCATCTCCTTCATCATCCTCATGATCATCTCCCTGGCCTGGCTGGTCTTCTACTACATCCAGAGATTCAGATACGCCAACGCCAGGGACCGCAACCag AGGTGA
- the LOC143498966 gene encoding uncharacterized protein LOC143498966 isoform X1, with protein sequence MQITGHSRTNHQAGNCVSQQHANKHAKRFSHRDANHVGHRGGNHAGHRGGNHAGHRGGNHAGHRGGNHAGHRGGNHVGHRGGNHVSRRGINGERRRGTPPQPKTLLIGDSVIRDVWSNSIKAFCFPRVTVCEVIPVIPHILHDHPATERLIVHVGSSDVYKQQSEILKQDFNHLLDILEFSRCEVFISGPIPTARRGSGHFTRLLALNSWLTTACAHRKSYSFDLTYHANDHDTPLRSMEQGGTFEQSIKESEAVQDYSQDEKPQEGSPVANGHAVETDPTHGETEQTSSSDVIASLNFPEEDSFLSDTSLTPPMKKVEFNLDLDLIGRESELASSAPDDTSESQQNENNNNVTNAGNDMDVFTEINLDEAQ encoded by the exons atgcaaataactggccattcgcggaccaaccaccaggctggcaactgtgttagccagcagcatgctaacaagcatgctaagaggtttagccatcgggatgctaaccatgttggccatcggggtggtaaccatgctggccatcggggtggtaaccatgctggccatcggggtggtaaccatgctggccatcggggtggtaaccatgctggccatcggggtggtaaccatgttggccatcggggtggtaaccatgttagccgccgaggcattaacggtgaaaggagacgaggaacaccgccacagcccaaaacgctgctaattggggactcagtcatcagagatgtatggagcaacagtattaaggccttttgctttcctcgtgttactgtctgtgaagtgatacccgtgattccacacatattgcatgaccatccagctacggaaagactgattgtacatgtcggctctagcgatgtttacaaacaacagtctgagatactgaaacaggattttaaccatctgctcgacattctggagttttcccggtgtgaagtgttcatttctggaccgatacctactgcacgtcgaggcagtggtcactttaccagactgctggctctaaacagctggctcactacagcctgtgctcatcggaag agctaCTCCTTTGACCTGACCTATCATGCCAATGACCATGACACTCCGCTGCGCAGCATGGAACAGGGGGGCACCTTTGAGCAATCCATCAAAG AATCAGAGGCAGTTCAAGACTACAGTCAGGATGAAAAGCCCCAGGAAGGCAGTCCAGTAGCCAATGGGCACGCAGTGGAAACGGATCCCACACATGGAGAAACTGAACAAACCTCCTCATCTG ATGTAATTGCATCATTGAATTTTCCAGAAGAAGACAGCTTCTTGTCCGACACTAGTCTGACTCCACCCATGAAGAAGGTGGAGTTTAATCTGGACCTGGATCTTATTGGCAGAGAATCTGAACTGGCATCTTCAGCTCCAGATGACACTAGTGAATCACAACAaaacgaaaacaacaacaacgtcACAAACGCTG GGAATGATATGGATGTCTTCACTGAAATTAATTTGGATGAGGCACAGTAA
- the LOC143498966 gene encoding uncharacterized protein LOC143498966 isoform X2, whose amino-acid sequence MESLTCGTCTQPPAVTSVMSVPGAHHLLSENLSTVSESYSFDLTYHANDHDTPLRSMEQGGTFEQSIKESEAVQDYSQDEKPQEGSPVANGHAVETDPTHGETEQTSSSDVIASLNFPEEDSFLSDTSLTPPMKKVEFNLDLDLIGRESELASSAPDDTSESQQNENNNNVTNAGNDMDVFTEINLDEAQ is encoded by the exons atggaatcactcacatgcggaacctgcacccaaccgccagcagtaacgtcagtaatgtcagtcccaggagcccaccatctcctgtcagagaatctgtccacagtctcagag agctaCTCCTTTGACCTGACCTATCATGCCAATGACCATGACACTCCGCTGCGCAGCATGGAACAGGGGGGCACCTTTGAGCAATCCATCAAAG AATCAGAGGCAGTTCAAGACTACAGTCAGGATGAAAAGCCCCAGGAAGGCAGTCCAGTAGCCAATGGGCACGCAGTGGAAACGGATCCCACACATGGAGAAACTGAACAAACCTCCTCATCTG ATGTAATTGCATCATTGAATTTTCCAGAAGAAGACAGCTTCTTGTCCGACACTAGTCTGACTCCACCCATGAAGAAGGTGGAGTTTAATCTGGACCTGGATCTTATTGGCAGAGAATCTGAACTGGCATCTTCAGCTCCAGATGACACTAGTGAATCACAACAaaacgaaaacaacaacaacgtcACAAACGCTG GGAATGATATGGATGTCTTCACTGAAATTAATTTGGATGAGGCACAGTAA
- the LOC143498966 gene encoding uncharacterized protein LOC143498966 isoform X3, which produces MESLTCGTCTQPPAVTSVMSVPGAHHLLSENLSTVSESYSFDLTYHANDHDTPLRSMEQGGTFEQSIKESEAVQDYSQDEKPQEGSPVANGHAVETDPTHGETEQTSSSEEDSFLSDTSLTPPMKKVEFNLDLDLIGRESELASSAPDDTSESQQNENNNNVTNAGNDMDVFTEINLDEAQ; this is translated from the exons atggaatcactcacatgcggaacctgcacccaaccgccagcagtaacgtcagtaatgtcagtcccaggagcccaccatctcctgtcagagaatctgtccacagtctcagag agctaCTCCTTTGACCTGACCTATCATGCCAATGACCATGACACTCCGCTGCGCAGCATGGAACAGGGGGGCACCTTTGAGCAATCCATCAAAG AATCAGAGGCAGTTCAAGACTACAGTCAGGATGAAAAGCCCCAGGAAGGCAGTCCAGTAGCCAATGGGCACGCAGTGGAAACGGATCCCACACATGGAGAAACTGAACAAACCTCCTCATCTG AAGAAGACAGCTTCTTGTCCGACACTAGTCTGACTCCACCCATGAAGAAGGTGGAGTTTAATCTGGACCTGGATCTTATTGGCAGAGAATCTGAACTGGCATCTTCAGCTCCAGATGACACTAGTGAATCACAACAaaacgaaaacaacaacaacgtcACAAACGCTG GGAATGATATGGATGTCTTCACTGAAATTAATTTGGATGAGGCACAGTAA